A DNA window from Brassica napus cultivar Da-Ae chromosome C1, Da-Ae, whole genome shotgun sequence contains the following coding sequences:
- the LOC111199406 gene encoding L-ascorbate peroxidase 2, cytosolic, whose protein sequence is MVKKSYPEVKEEYKKAVQRCKRKLRGLIAEKHCAPIVLRLAWHSAGTYDLKTKTGGPFGTMRLPQELADDANNGLDIAVRLLEPIKDLFPILSYADFYQLAGVVAVEITGGPEIPFHPGRLDKVEPPPEGRLPQATKGVDHLREVFGRMGLSDKDIVALSGGHTLGRCHKERSGFEGPWTQNPLIFDNSYFKELLSGEKEGLLQLPTDKALLEDPIFRPLVERYAADEDAFFEDYTKAHLKLSELGFADKE, encoded by the exons atggTGAAGAAGAGTTACCCGGAAGTGAAGGAAGAGTACAAGAAAGCTGTTCAGAGGTGCAAGAGAAAGCTCCGTGGTCTTATCGCCGAGAAGCACTGTGCTCCCATCGTTCTCCGTCTTGC ATGGCACTCGGCTGGGACATATGACTTGAAGACGAAGACGGGAGGACCGTTTGGGACGATGAGGCTTCCACAAGAGCTAGCTGATGATGCTAACAATGGTCTTGATATTGCTGTCAGGCTTCTTGAGCCTATCAAGGACTTGTTCCCCATCTTGTCCTACGCTGATTTTTACCAG CTAGCTGGAGTTGTTGCTGTTGAGATCACTGGAGGACCCGAGATTCCTTTTCATCCTGGTAGATTG gACAAAGTTGAGCCACCTCCTGAAGGTCGTCTACCTCAAGCCACCAAAG GGGTGGATCATCTGAGAGAGGTATTTGGTCGGATGGGACTCAGTGACAAAGATATTGTTGCATTGTCTGGTGGACACACCTTG GGTCGGTGCCACAAGGAACGCTCCGGATTCGAAGGACCATGGACACAAAACCCTCTCATTTTTGACAACTCTTATTTCAA AGAGTTACTAAGCGGAGAGAAAGAAGGACTTCTTCAACTTCCAACCGACAAGGCTCTCCTTGAGGATCCCATCTTTCGTCCTCTCGTTGAGAGATATGCTGCA
- the LOC125580385 gene encoding 60S ribosomal protein L4-1, whose protein sequence is MAAAAAARPLVTVQGLDGDMTTDQSSTVVLPDVMTAPVRPDIVNFVHAQISNNSRQPYAVSKKAGHQTSAESWGTGRAVSRIPRVPGGGTHRAGQAAFGNMCRGGRMFAPTKIWRRWHRRVNVNMKRHAIVSAIAATAVPALVMARGHKIENVPEMPLVVSDSAEAVEKTAAAIKVLKQVGAYDDAEKAKDSIGIRSGVGKMRNRRYISRKGPLVVYGTEGAKIVKAFRNLPGVELCHVERLNLLKLAPGGHLGRFVIWTKSAFEKLEGIYGSFEKPSEKKKGYVLPRAKMVNADLARIINSDEVQSVVKPIKKDAKRAVMKKNPLKNLNVMLKLNPYAKTAKRMSLLAEAQRVKAKKEKLTKKRKTVTKEEALAIKAAGKSWYQTMISDSDYTEFDNFTKWLGASQ, encoded by the exons atggccgccgccgccgccgcacGTCCCCTCGTCACCGTCCAAGGCCTAGACGGCGACATGACCACCGATCAATCCTCCACCGTCGTCCTCCCCGACGTCATGACCGCCCCCGTCCGCCCCGACATCGTCAACTTCGTCCACGCCCAAATCTCCAACAACAGCCGCCAGCCCTACGCCGTCTCCAAGAAAGCCGGCCACCAGACCTCCGCCGAGTCCTGGGGAACCGGTCGCGCCGTCTCCCGTATCCCCCGCGTTCCCGGAGGCGGAACTCACCGCGCCGGCCAAGCTGCGTTCGGAAACATGTGTCGCGGCGGACGCATGTTCGCCCCGACGAAGATCTGGCGCCGCTGGCACCGCCGCGTCAACGTCAACATGAAGAGGCACGCGATCGTGTCCGCCATCGCCGCCACGGCTGTTCCCGCGCTCGTGATGGCTCGCGGTCACAAGATCGAGAACGTCCCCGAGATGCCTCTTGTGGTTAGCGACTCCGCCGAGGCCGTTGAGAAGACGGCGGCGGCGATCAAGGTGTTGAAACAGGTTGGAGCTTATGATGATGCTGAGAAGGCGAAGGATAGTATTGGGATTAGGTCTGGTGTAGGTAAGATGAGGAACCGTCGTTACATCTCTAGGAAAGGTCCTCTTGTGGTTTACGGAACCGAAGGGGCCAAGATTGTTAAGGCCTTTAGGAACCTTCCCGGTGTTGAGCTTTGCCACGTGGAGAGGCTTAACTTGTTGAAGCTTGCACCTGGTGGTCACCTTGGGAGGTTTGTGATTTGGACTAAGTCTGCTTTCGAGAAGCTTGAGGGGATTTATGGGTCTTTTGAGAAGCCctcggagaagaagaaagggtaTGTGCTTCCTAGGGCGAAGATGGTGAATGCTGACTTGGCGAGGATTATTAACTCTGATGAGGTGCAGAGTGTGGTGAAGCCGATTAAGAAGGATGCGAAGAGGGCTGTGATGAAGAAGAATCCTTTGAAGAATTTGAATGTGATGCTCAAGTTGAACCCGTATGCGAAGACTGCTAAGAGGATGTCTTTGTTGGCTGAGGCGCAGAGGGTTAAGGCTAAGAAGGAGAAGCTCaccaagaagaggaagactGTCACCAAG GAGGAGGCATTGGCAATCAAGGCAGCAGGAAAGTCGTGGTACCAGACAATGATTTCCGACAGTGACTACACCGAGTTTGACAACTTCACCAAGTGGCTCGGTGCTAGCCAGTAA